The Setaria italica strain Yugu1 chromosome IX, Setaria_italica_v2.0, whole genome shotgun sequence genome has a window encoding:
- the LOC101783521 gene encoding epidermal growth factor receptor substrate 15 isoform X1, which yields MAGMEAFEAYFRRADLNQDGRISGQEAVAFFQGANLPQQVLAQVWMHADQNKTGFLGRPEFFNALRLVTVAQSGRQLTPDIVQSALYGPAAARIPAPKIATGQAPPQMGAAGAARPQGSAAMTPTPGQVGAVAAAPRPQGTGVIPTSTQVSMPQVNPGAAPRPQGINSIMPAASQGGALQATQFAGPRAMQSQPPNMGFNQQPPSSTGFMRPPQVGVLASSLQAQAPGTNQGPLGGGGMGGSVGWHGSNVASAGGIPQATPGVAPSQTTRGGFGLGLPGSVGMAPGQQVQAMSSSPLPPQSNIAVSPQDSKALVLSGNGPASSSGSSTDIFSALTQPKPSVSAPAPQTSSIPSSSSFMSTPTGSQNLTNLGQLGSLQGSSQPQQTQPITKPNLPVSAAPVVSAGVSNSASQWPKISQSDIQKYMKVFGDVDRDRDGKITGVEARTLFLSWRLPREVLKQVWDLSDQDNDGMLSLREFCIALYLMERHRAGTPLPPALPDSLRHDETLLRATGLPSTAYNGPSWQQNQAAQRGPGVPGVPTGGVRPPLPPHLHSQADATSRSGQPRSHMPGMDNHVVTQGSKDDRSGMNTAVQEVADAPKKVEVEKQVLDSREKLEFYRTKMQDLVLYKSRCDNRLNEITERASSDKREVESLAKKYEEKYKQVAELASKLAVEEAAFRDVQERKVELHDALVKMVQGGSVDGLLQVRADRIQHQLEEMEKALSERCKHFGLQFKSSATVELPSGWEPGPQEGTIEWDEDWDKFEDEGFGIVKDNGTIHENPVSAENTKVPSLWDDGDDMSPVASSNGHIKDERRYSGGDRVAESEIGYDFGDDSVRSPGSAGRSASGSPFKSSRFGMHDSSPSKRESYSDHGGSESVFGDKFADETSWNFDDQDTDSVWGSTALNTETDHHGGAHNSFFGSEAGSPSGASVFGKKRSSFFDDSVPSSPAYTSGFSPKFGESRDDSSSYNFGRFDSFRSQDTGFFPQESRFSRFDSISSSKGETVSGFDAGNSSRNFGRFDSFDDADPFGSSGPFKASGSRSPPKF from the exons ATGGCGGGGATGGAGGCCTTCGAGGCCTACTTCCGCCGCGCGGATTTGAACCAGGACGGCCGCATCAGCGGCCAGGAGGCCGTCGCCTTCTTCCAGGGCGCCAATCTGCCGCAGCAAGTCCTCGCCCAG GTATGGATGCACGCCGATCAGAACAAGACTGGCTTCCTCGGCCGCCCGGAGTTCTTCAACGCGCTTCGCCTCGTCACCGTGGCGCAGAGCGGGCGTCAGCTCACGCCCGACATAGTGCAGTCGGCGCTCTATGGTCCTGCCGCGGCTAGAATCCCAGCTCCGAAGATTGCCACTGGACAGGCTCCTCCACAGATGGGTGCGGCTGGGGCTGCTAGGCCGCAGGGGAGTGCTGCGATGACGCCAACTCCAGGGCAGGTTGGAGCGGTTGCCGCCGCACCAAGGCCCCAGGGGACTGGCGTGATCCCGACTTCTACTCAAGTTAGCATGCCACAGGTGAACCCTGGAGCTGCTCCAAGACCCCAAGGGATCAATTCTATAATGCCGGCTGCAAGTCAGGGTGGTGCTCTGCAGGCAACTCAATTTGCCGGACCAAGGGCAATGCAATCGCAGCCTCCTAACATGGGATTTAATCAACAGCCCCCTTCAAGTACTGGTTTCATGCGGCCACCTCAGGTGGGAGTTCTGGcatcatcacttcaagctcaagCGCCTGGAACCAATCAAGGTCCACTTGGTGGAGGCGGCATGGGAGGATCTGTCGGTTGGCACGGTAGTAATGTCGCCTCAGCGGGAGGCATTCCGCAAGCTACACCAGGAGTTGCTCCTTCACAGACAACACGAGGTGGATTTGGCCTAGGATTGCCTGGATCAGTGGGCATGGCTCCTGGACAGCAGGTGCAAGCAATGTCCTCATCGCCATTGCCTCCGCAGAGCAACATTGCTGTTTCACCTCAGGATTCAAAAGCTTTGGTACTGTCTGGAAATGGCCCTGCCAGTAGCTCAGGATCAAGCACAGACATCTTCTCTGCTCTTACACAGCCAAAGCCAAGCGTATCTGCACCTGCACCTCAGACAAGCTCGATTCCCAGCTCATCCAGTTTTATGTCCACACCAACTGGCTCTCAGAACCTGACTAATCTTGGACAGCTTGGTTCTTTGCAAGGTAGCAGCCAACCTCAACAGACTCAGCCTATCACCAAGCCCAATCTTCCTGTTTCAGCTGCACCTGTTGTTTCTGCTGGGGTTTCTAATTCAGCTTCCCAGTGGCCGAAAATTAGTCAATCTGACATCCAGAAGTACATGAAAGTCTTTGGGGATGTTGATAGGGACAGAGATGGCAAAATAACTGGCGTAGAAGCTCGTACTCTGTTCCTCAGTTGGCGGCTTCCAAGAG AGGTCCTGAAGCAAGTGTGGGATTTGTCTGATCAAGATAATGATGGCATGCTTTCTCTGAGAGAGTTTTGCATTGCTCTTTATTTAATGGAGAGGCACCGAGCTGGAACTCCTCTGCCCCCGGCACTTCCTGACTCACTTAGGCATGATGAGACGTTGTTACGAGCTACAGGCTTGCCTTCAACAGCATATAATGGTCCATCATGGCAACAGAATCAAG CAGCACAAAGAGGCCCTGGAGTACCTGGTGTGCCTACTGGTGGCGTGCGGCCACCCTTACCACCACATTTGCATTCACAGGCTGATGCCACTAGCAGATCAGGGCAGCCAAGATCTCACATGCCCGGTATGGATAATCATGTGGTAACTCAAGGAAGCAAAGATGACAGAAGCGGAATGAACACAGCTGTGCAGGAGGTGGCGGATGCTCCTAAGAAG GTTGAAGTGGAGAAGCAGGTCCTGGACTCCAGAGAGAAACTGGAGTTCTACCGCACAAAGATGCAAGATCTT GTCTTGTATAAAAGTCGGTGCGACAATAGGCTGAATGAGATCACAGAAAGGGCATCCTCTGATAAGCGTGAG GTGGAATCATTGGCTAAGAAATATGAAGAGAAGTACAAGCAAGTGGCAGAATTAGCTTCCAAACTGGCAGTTGAAGAAGCTGCATTTCGTGACGTTCAG GAGAGAAAAGTTGAGCTGCATGATGCGTTAGTTAAAATGGTACAAGGCGGAAGTGTTGATGGTTTGCTTCAG GTTCGAGCCGATCGAATCCAACATCAATTAGAAGAGATGGAGAAAGCTCTTAGTGAACGGTGCAAGCACTTTGGACTCCAATTCAAGTCGTCCGCTACTGTTGAGCTTCCTTCTG GTTGGGAACCTGGCCCACAAGAGGGAACCATCGAGTGGGATGAAGACTGGGATAAATTTGAGGATGAAG GGTTTGGTATTGTTAAGGATAATGGTACGATACATGAAAACCCAGTTTCTGCTGAAAATACAAAAGTACCATCTCTTTGGGATGATGGGGATGATATGTCCCCTGTTGCATCTTCTAATGGTCATATCAAGGATGAAAGACGTTACAGTGGTGGTGACCGAGTGGCTGAGAGTGAAATAGGATATGATTTTGGTGATGATTCTGTGAGGAGCCCTGGTAGTGCTGGAAGGAGTGCCTCAGGAAGTCCATTTAAATCTTCCCGCTTTGGGATGCATGACTCATCTCCCAGCAAAAGAGAAAGCTACAG TGATCATGGTGGTTCTGAATCTGTTTTTGGAGACAAGTTTGCTGATGAAACTTCCTGGAACTTTGATGATCAAGATACTGACTCTGTTTGGGGTTCTACTGCACTGAACACT GAGACTGACCATCATGGTGGCGCACATAACTCTTTCTTTGGGTCTGAGGCAGGCTCGCCAAGTGGTGCTAGTGTATTTGGAAAGAAGAGAAGTTCGTTCTTTGATGATTCCGTCCCAAGTTCACCTGCATACACATCTGGTTTCTCACCCAAATTCGGTGAAAGCCGTGATGATAGCTCCTCTTATAACTTTGGGAGGTTTGATTCCTTCAGATCCCAAGACACTGGATTCTTCCCACAGGAAAGTCGTTTTTCCAGGTTTGACTCCATTAGCAGCTCCAAAGGCGAGACTGTGTCAGGATTTGATGCAGGGAATAGCTCACGGAATTTTGGCCGGTTTGACTCTTTTGATGATGCCGATCCATTCGGTTCAAGTGGACCTTTTAAAGCATCTGGAAGCCGGTCTCCCCCTAAGTTCTGA
- the LOC101781888 gene encoding uncharacterized protein LOC101781888, whose product MLQYLDFSHASTSRKWGHKRQGDGFEAPRNSMEFALEASHSYGVFQEDVPYSCNMRQYPKSGPSHSSTPIKKLIHEDISFRTNEGQKRPSVIARLMGMDSPPLNTSTESISRSEERRSVPRSRDPSEMISTKHVSFVPHDKDSIKHAPKQEIRAYDDERDVFGHPSKRNNEWSKPQPREHPQEEELQKFKKEFEAWQASRAWEQSRSFELESNLDDDDDDKCTDIVPYRHQHHKGKDASSGNKYIHSNDDVHRRRSKESSTSISGSRTFSLASADACSTRLPLSRFYHEEERSLSPTRIVVLKPCPELSMDDIEESSLGSPELVKKENNMEAFLEEVKKRLKIELEGSMASDDKANRWAVGDIPADPKKIARNIANQIRENVTRDLHPALVRSESTRSYRSDVPFNGQNQMDYIGRDARRQLSDRLKNVLRREPDAEPPFSHRRRAASTSFDEEPRPKPRHDMASRKGKIRRKEEKKCAIESDVRSFRYGSSNKTPTTQLDSEPVSPRNLMRSFSAPVSGTTFVKLLSEEPRVLTGARLQRKQEGYGSRPSSSEERKGRKDAFGIKGKVSNLRQNLGLRAKLFGKKFHASDESSFPDDLPPIGTLVTAPSVLIHPGVLQENSTEVPPSPASWCSSPPDEMSRGGYPSPVSPLEAAFSGHRSPLRTATKDMISSGCEPGILSEQFQTTEERAETSPVLDDQDDDMDELDHPIKSFIRDVLVVAGMYRSRQNPVNLLSDCEAKPIPKRVLEEVEFSSSTVAASSNVGAAAIDHRLLFDLINEALPGAVRSSTTLCTFDKFYAAAPRRAPGGKKLLEALWKSVQVWLEPPSHSKTSSSASVDVLIGRDLSMSAWHGAFRDDADAFGEEVEAEILDELVDEMVWDVLLNVGD is encoded by the exons ATGCTGCAGTACCTGGACTTCTCTCATGCCAGCACCTCAAGGAAGTGGGGGCACAAGAGACAGGGCGATG GATTTGAAGCTCCAAGAAACAGCATGGAGTTCGCCTTGGAGGCTTCCCACAGCTACGGCGTTTTCCAAGAGGATGTCCCG TATTCCTGCAATATGAGGCAGTATCCAAAATCCGGGCCCAGCCACAGCTCTACCCCAATCAAGAAGCTGATCCATGAGGACATTTCCTTCAGAACAAATGAAGGCCAGAAGAGGCCCAGCGTCATCGCCAGACTGATGGGCATGGATTCACCTCCACTGAACACAAGCACTGAATCCATCAGCCGTTCAGAAGAAAGAAGATCAGTGCCAAGAAGCAGAGATCCTTCTGAAATGATCTCAACCAAGCATGTCTCCTTCGTGCCACACGATAAGGACTCCATCAAGCATGCACCAAAGCAAGAAATCCGAGCCTACGACGACGAGAGGGATGTGTTTGGGCATCCTAGCAAGAGGAACAATGAGTGGAGTAAGCCGCAGCCGCGAGAGCACCCGCAAGAGGAGGAGCTGCAGAAGTTCAAGAAGGAGTTCGAGGCATGGCAGGCGAGCAGAGCATGGGAGCAATCAAGAAGTTTTGAACTGGAGAGCAACctcgatgacgacgacgatgacaagTGCACGGATATCGTGCCGTACAGGCACCAGCACCACAAAGGGAAAGATGCTAGCAGTGGCAACAAGTACATTCACTCCAATGACGATGTGCATCGGAGAAGAAGCAAGGAGAGCAGCACATCAATTTCCGGCAGCCGTACGTTCTCTCTGGCGAGCGCAGACGCGTGTTCCACGAGGCTGCCACTCTCCAGGTTCTACCACGAGGAGGAGAGGTCGTTGTCGCCGACGAGGATCGTCGTCCTGAAGCCCTGCCCGGAGCTGAGCATGGACGACATCGAGGAGTCGTCGCTGGGGTCGCCGGAGCTGGTGAAGAAGGAGAACAACATGGAGGCCTTCCTCGAGGAGGTGAAGAAGAGGCTAAAGATTGAGCTCGAGGGGAGCATGGCCTCCGACGACAAGGCGAACCGGTGGGCCGTCGGCGACATCCCGGCCGACCCGAAGAAGATCGCTCGGAACATCGCAAACCAGATCAGGGAGAACGTCACGAGGGACTTGCACCCGGCGCTGGTGCGGTCGGAGTCGACACGATCATACCGCAGCGACGTGCCATTCAATGGCCAGAACCAGATGGATTACATCGGCAGAGATGCCAGGAGGCAGCTCTCTGACAGGCTGAAGAACGTGCTGCGAAGGGAGCCGGACGCCGAGCCGCCGTTCTCTCACCGGAGAAGGGCCGCCTCGACGTCGTTCGACGAGGAGCCGAGGCCCAAGCCAAGGCACGACATGGCATCAAGGAAGGGGAAGAtcaggaggaaggaggagaagaagtgCGCGATCGAGTCCGACGTCAGGTCCTTCAGATACGGATCATCAAACAAGACACCAACGACCCAATTGGACTCGGAGCCGGTATCGCCGAGAAACCTCATGAGGTCGTTCTCGGCGCCGGTGTCCGGGACGACCTTCGTGAAGCTCCTCTCGGAGGAGCCCCGGGTGCTGACCGGCGCACGGCTGCAGCGCAAGCAGGAAGGCTACGGGAGCAGGCCGTCGTCGTCAGAGGAGAGGAAAGGGAGGAAGGACGCTTTCGGCATCAAAGGCAAGGTGTCCAACTTGAGGCAGAACCTGGGGCTCAGAGCCAAGCTGTTCGGCAAGAAGTTCCACGCCTCCGACGAGTCGTCGTTCCCGGACGACCTCCCTCCGATCGGCACGCTGGTCACCGCACCTTCGGTTCTCATACACCCCGGCGTTCTCCAG GAGAACTCAACCGAGGTGCCGCCGAGCCCGGCGTCGTGGTGCAGCAGCCCGCCTGACGAGATGAGCAGGGGAGGCTACCCAAGTCCTGTCTCGCCGTTGGAGGCCGCCTTCAGCGGGCACCGATCGCCCTTGAGGACGGCAACAAAGGACATGATCTCAAGTGGTTGTG AACCAGGAATCTTGTCAGAACAATTTCAGACGACTGAAGAACGAGCTGAGACAAGTCCTGTCCTGGACGACCAGGACGACGACATGGACGAGTTAGATCACCCTATCAAATCCTTCATCAGAGACGTTCTCGTTGTCGCCGGCATGTACAGATCGAGGCAGAATCCCGTCAACTTGTTATCAGACTGCGAAGCTAAGCCGATCCCCAAGCGGGTGTTGGAGGAAGTCGAGTTCTCGTCCTCAACCGTGGCAGCTTCATCCAATGTCGGTGCGGCAGCCATCGACCACCGGCTCCTCTTCGACCTGATCAACGAGGCGCTCCCAGGAGCTGTCCGGTCCTCGACGACGCTCTGCACATTCGACAAGTTCTATGCCGCAGCACCAAGAAGAGCCCCCGGCGGCAAGAAGCTTCTAGAGGCACTGTGGAAGTCCGTGCAGGTGTGGCTAGAACCTCCAAGCCATAGTAAGACGTCGAGCTCTGCCTCCGTGGACGTGCTGATCGGCCGTGACCTGAGCATGTCAGCGTGGCATGGTGCGTTCCGTGACGACGCCGACGCGTTCGGAgaagaggtggaggcggagatACTGGACGAGCTGGTTGATGAGATGGTGTGGGACGTGCTCCTCAACGTGGGGGACTGA
- the LOC101783521 gene encoding epidermal growth factor receptor substrate 15 isoform X2 — MAGMEAFEAYFRRADLNQDGRISGQEAVAFFQGANLPQQVLAQVWMHADQNKTGFLGRPEFFNALRLVTVAQSGRQLTPDIVQSALYGPAAARIPAPKIATGQAPPQMGAAGAARPQGSAAMTPTPGQVGAVAAAPRPQGTGVIPTSTQVSMPQVNPGAAPRPQGINSIMPAASQGGALQATQFAGPRAMQSQPPNMGFNQQPPSSTGFMRPPQVGVLASSLQAQAPGTNQGPLGGGGMGGSVGWHGSNVASAGGIPQATPGVAPSQTTRGGFGLGLPGSVGMAPGQQVQAMSSSPLPPQSNIAVSPQDSKALVLSGNGPASSSGSSTDIFSALTQPKPSVSAPAPQTSSIPSSSSFMSTPTGSQNLTNLGQLGSLQGSSQPQQTQPITKPNLPVSAAPVVSAGVSNSASQWPKISQSDIQKYMKVFGDVDRDRDGKITGVEARTLFLSWRLPREVLKQVWDLSDQDNDGMLSLREFCIALYLMERHRAGTPLPPALPDSLRHDETLLRATGLPSTAYNGPSWQQNQAQRGPGVPGVPTGGVRPPLPPHLHSQADATSRSGQPRSHMPGMDNHVVTQGSKDDRSGMNTAVQEVADAPKKVEVEKQVLDSREKLEFYRTKMQDLVLYKSRCDNRLNEITERASSDKREVESLAKKYEEKYKQVAELASKLAVEEAAFRDVQERKVELHDALVKMVQGGSVDGLLQVRADRIQHQLEEMEKALSERCKHFGLQFKSSATVELPSGWEPGPQEGTIEWDEDWDKFEDEGFGIVKDNGTIHENPVSAENTKVPSLWDDGDDMSPVASSNGHIKDERRYSGGDRVAESEIGYDFGDDSVRSPGSAGRSASGSPFKSSRFGMHDSSPSKRESYSDHGGSESVFGDKFADETSWNFDDQDTDSVWGSTALNTETDHHGGAHNSFFGSEAGSPSGASVFGKKRSSFFDDSVPSSPAYTSGFSPKFGESRDDSSSYNFGRFDSFRSQDTGFFPQESRFSRFDSISSSKGETVSGFDAGNSSRNFGRFDSFDDADPFGSSGPFKASGSRSPPKF; from the exons ATGGCGGGGATGGAGGCCTTCGAGGCCTACTTCCGCCGCGCGGATTTGAACCAGGACGGCCGCATCAGCGGCCAGGAGGCCGTCGCCTTCTTCCAGGGCGCCAATCTGCCGCAGCAAGTCCTCGCCCAG GTATGGATGCACGCCGATCAGAACAAGACTGGCTTCCTCGGCCGCCCGGAGTTCTTCAACGCGCTTCGCCTCGTCACCGTGGCGCAGAGCGGGCGTCAGCTCACGCCCGACATAGTGCAGTCGGCGCTCTATGGTCCTGCCGCGGCTAGAATCCCAGCTCCGAAGATTGCCACTGGACAGGCTCCTCCACAGATGGGTGCGGCTGGGGCTGCTAGGCCGCAGGGGAGTGCTGCGATGACGCCAACTCCAGGGCAGGTTGGAGCGGTTGCCGCCGCACCAAGGCCCCAGGGGACTGGCGTGATCCCGACTTCTACTCAAGTTAGCATGCCACAGGTGAACCCTGGAGCTGCTCCAAGACCCCAAGGGATCAATTCTATAATGCCGGCTGCAAGTCAGGGTGGTGCTCTGCAGGCAACTCAATTTGCCGGACCAAGGGCAATGCAATCGCAGCCTCCTAACATGGGATTTAATCAACAGCCCCCTTCAAGTACTGGTTTCATGCGGCCACCTCAGGTGGGAGTTCTGGcatcatcacttcaagctcaagCGCCTGGAACCAATCAAGGTCCACTTGGTGGAGGCGGCATGGGAGGATCTGTCGGTTGGCACGGTAGTAATGTCGCCTCAGCGGGAGGCATTCCGCAAGCTACACCAGGAGTTGCTCCTTCACAGACAACACGAGGTGGATTTGGCCTAGGATTGCCTGGATCAGTGGGCATGGCTCCTGGACAGCAGGTGCAAGCAATGTCCTCATCGCCATTGCCTCCGCAGAGCAACATTGCTGTTTCACCTCAGGATTCAAAAGCTTTGGTACTGTCTGGAAATGGCCCTGCCAGTAGCTCAGGATCAAGCACAGACATCTTCTCTGCTCTTACACAGCCAAAGCCAAGCGTATCTGCACCTGCACCTCAGACAAGCTCGATTCCCAGCTCATCCAGTTTTATGTCCACACCAACTGGCTCTCAGAACCTGACTAATCTTGGACAGCTTGGTTCTTTGCAAGGTAGCAGCCAACCTCAACAGACTCAGCCTATCACCAAGCCCAATCTTCCTGTTTCAGCTGCACCTGTTGTTTCTGCTGGGGTTTCTAATTCAGCTTCCCAGTGGCCGAAAATTAGTCAATCTGACATCCAGAAGTACATGAAAGTCTTTGGGGATGTTGATAGGGACAGAGATGGCAAAATAACTGGCGTAGAAGCTCGTACTCTGTTCCTCAGTTGGCGGCTTCCAAGAG AGGTCCTGAAGCAAGTGTGGGATTTGTCTGATCAAGATAATGATGGCATGCTTTCTCTGAGAGAGTTTTGCATTGCTCTTTATTTAATGGAGAGGCACCGAGCTGGAACTCCTCTGCCCCCGGCACTTCCTGACTCACTTAGGCATGATGAGACGTTGTTACGAGCTACAGGCTTGCCTTCAACAGCATATAATGGTCCATCATGGCAACAGAATCAAG CACAAAGAGGCCCTGGAGTACCTGGTGTGCCTACTGGTGGCGTGCGGCCACCCTTACCACCACATTTGCATTCACAGGCTGATGCCACTAGCAGATCAGGGCAGCCAAGATCTCACATGCCCGGTATGGATAATCATGTGGTAACTCAAGGAAGCAAAGATGACAGAAGCGGAATGAACACAGCTGTGCAGGAGGTGGCGGATGCTCCTAAGAAG GTTGAAGTGGAGAAGCAGGTCCTGGACTCCAGAGAGAAACTGGAGTTCTACCGCACAAAGATGCAAGATCTT GTCTTGTATAAAAGTCGGTGCGACAATAGGCTGAATGAGATCACAGAAAGGGCATCCTCTGATAAGCGTGAG GTGGAATCATTGGCTAAGAAATATGAAGAGAAGTACAAGCAAGTGGCAGAATTAGCTTCCAAACTGGCAGTTGAAGAAGCTGCATTTCGTGACGTTCAG GAGAGAAAAGTTGAGCTGCATGATGCGTTAGTTAAAATGGTACAAGGCGGAAGTGTTGATGGTTTGCTTCAG GTTCGAGCCGATCGAATCCAACATCAATTAGAAGAGATGGAGAAAGCTCTTAGTGAACGGTGCAAGCACTTTGGACTCCAATTCAAGTCGTCCGCTACTGTTGAGCTTCCTTCTG GTTGGGAACCTGGCCCACAAGAGGGAACCATCGAGTGGGATGAAGACTGGGATAAATTTGAGGATGAAG GGTTTGGTATTGTTAAGGATAATGGTACGATACATGAAAACCCAGTTTCTGCTGAAAATACAAAAGTACCATCTCTTTGGGATGATGGGGATGATATGTCCCCTGTTGCATCTTCTAATGGTCATATCAAGGATGAAAGACGTTACAGTGGTGGTGACCGAGTGGCTGAGAGTGAAATAGGATATGATTTTGGTGATGATTCTGTGAGGAGCCCTGGTAGTGCTGGAAGGAGTGCCTCAGGAAGTCCATTTAAATCTTCCCGCTTTGGGATGCATGACTCATCTCCCAGCAAAAGAGAAAGCTACAG TGATCATGGTGGTTCTGAATCTGTTTTTGGAGACAAGTTTGCTGATGAAACTTCCTGGAACTTTGATGATCAAGATACTGACTCTGTTTGGGGTTCTACTGCACTGAACACT GAGACTGACCATCATGGTGGCGCACATAACTCTTTCTTTGGGTCTGAGGCAGGCTCGCCAAGTGGTGCTAGTGTATTTGGAAAGAAGAGAAGTTCGTTCTTTGATGATTCCGTCCCAAGTTCACCTGCATACACATCTGGTTTCTCACCCAAATTCGGTGAAAGCCGTGATGATAGCTCCTCTTATAACTTTGGGAGGTTTGATTCCTTCAGATCCCAAGACACTGGATTCTTCCCACAGGAAAGTCGTTTTTCCAGGTTTGACTCCATTAGCAGCTCCAAAGGCGAGACTGTGTCAGGATTTGATGCAGGGAATAGCTCACGGAATTTTGGCCGGTTTGACTCTTTTGATGATGCCGATCCATTCGGTTCAAGTGGACCTTTTAAAGCATCTGGAAGCCGGTCTCCCCCTAAGTTCTGA